A segment of the Acidimicrobiia bacterium genome:
AGCCCCTCCGGCCCGTGGTACACGGCGTAGAGGCCGGCGATCACGGCGAGGAGCACCTGGGCGGTGCAGATGTTGCTCGTCGCCCGCTCGCGGCGGATGTGCTGCTCGCGGGTCTGGAGCGCCAGCCGGAGCGCGGGTCGGCCGGCGTCGTCCACCGAGATGCCGACCAGGCGGCCGGGCAGGCTGCGCCGGAACTCGTCGCGGGTGGCGAGGAAACCGGCGTGCGGGCCGCCGAAGCCGAGCGGCACGCCGAAGCGCTGCGACGACCCGACCACGACGTCGGCCCCCTGCTCCCCCGGCGGGGTCAGGAGGGTGCAGGCGAGGAGGTCGGCGGCCACCACGACGCGCGCGCCCCGGTCGTGGGTCGCCGCGATCAGGGCCCGCCGGTCGCGCGCGCGGCCGCTGGATCCCGGCTCCTGGAGGAGCACGCCGAACACGTCGTCGGGCCCGGCCGCCTCCGGGTCGGCGACGAGGACCTGCAGGCCGAGCGCCTCGGCGCGGGTGCGCACGACGGCGACCGTCTGGGGGTGGCAGTCGGGGTCGACGACGAACGTGGAGCCGGCGTCGCCCTGGACCCGGTGGCAGAGGGCCATGGCCTCGGCGGCCGCGGTCGACTCGTCGAGCAGCGACGCGTTCGCCAGCTCCATCCCGGTCAGGTCGGCGACCATGGTCTGGAAGTTCAGGAGCGCCTCGAGCCGCCCCTGGGAGATCTCGGGCTGGTACGGCGTGTACGCCGTGTACCAGGCCGGGTTCTCGAGCACCGTGCGCTGGATCACCGGCGGTGTGATCGTGTCGGCGTAGCCGGTCCCGAGGAGCGAGACGGCGACGGTGTTGCGCGCCGCCAGGGCGCGCAGCTCGTCGGCCACCGCGGTCTCGTCGGCGGCCGCCGGCAGCTCGAGCGGCCCCGAGAGCCGGATCGCCGCCGGCACCGTCGCCTCGGCGAGCTCGTCGAGCGACGAGAGGCCGAGCGCGGCCAGCATCACGGCCTGCTCGGCGGGGTCGGGGCCGACGTGACGGTCGACGAAGCGGGTGGGCTCGAGGTCTCGAAGGGTCATCGGCCTCCGTCCAGTCGCGGCGTGCTGCGCCGGGCCACCGGCGTGGCCCGCGGCTCCCGCGCTGTCGGGGGACCTGAGAGATTCGCCGGCGGCGCCGGCTTTCCCCTTCGGTGAGGCGGGATGGCCCGCCTGCTCTCCAGCGTGGCCTCACCCGGTCGGTTCGGTGGCCTGAGAGGTTCCGGGAGTGGTTGCTCCTTCGGCGCCTCGCCCTCGACGAGGCTCTCCCGGCCGGGGTCCACGGCCACGCGCAGCGTACCCCGGGCGCGCCGCCGGCCTCACGGACGGTGCACGAACGGGGTCGGCACCACGGTCGCCGGCACCGGCCGGCCCCGCACGTCGATGGTGACCGCGGTGCCGTCGGCCACCGCCGGGGGCAGGAAGGCGAGCGCGATCCCCCGCCCGAGGGTGGGCGAGAAGTTCCCGCTCGTCACCTCCCCCGCCGGCTCGCCGTCGACGAGGACCGGGCAGCCGGCCCTCGGCACCCGCCGGTCCTCGCCGAGCAGGCCCCGGAGCCGGCGCGCCACGCCGCGCTCGCGCTCGGCGAGCAGCGGCTCCCGGCCTCGGAACGGGCCCTTGTCGAAGCGGGCCACCCACCCGAGGCCCGCCTGCAGCGGGGTGATGCCCGGGCCCAGCTCGTGGCCGTGGAGCGGGAACCCGGCCTCGAGTCGCAGCGTGTCGCGGGCGCCGAGCCCGGCCGGGCGGATCCCGGCCGCCAGGAGCGCGTCCCACACCGCCGGCGCGTCCGCGGCCGGGACGTGCAGCTCGACGCCGTCCTCC
Coding sequences within it:
- a CDS encoding glycine dehydrogenase (aminomethyl-transferring) (acts in conjunction with GvcH to form H-protein-S-aminomethyldihydrolipoyllysine from glycine), encoding MTLRDLEPTRFVDRHVGPDPAEQAVMLAALGLSSLDELAEATVPAAIRLSGPLELPAAADETAVADELRALAARNTVAVSLLGTGYADTITPPVIQRTVLENPAWYTAYTPYQPEISQGRLEALLNFQTMVADLTGMELANASLLDESTAAAEAMALCHRVQGDAGSTFVVDPDCHPQTVAVVRTRAEALGLQVLVADPEAAGPDDVFGVLLQEPGSSGRARDRRALIAATHDRGARVVVAADLLACTLLTPPGEQGADVVVGSSQRFGVPLGFGGPHAGFLATRDEFRRSLPGRLVGISVDDAGRPALRLALQTREQHIRRERATSNICTAQVLLAVIAGLYAVYHGPEGL